One genomic segment of Sphingobacteriales bacterium includes these proteins:
- a CDS encoding TetR/AcrR family transcriptional regulator has protein sequence MSANKTSTTRAKLITAAKIVFARLGYENTLMRDIIVESNLSPGTFYNYFTDKHAVMHIVVNNLAEEVATYLSKAIAGDLDVKTLFTKFLKSFFEAFTLNEVNLQFLAKNQAYFRAVYFENHHIITALKASKAYLNNFYGSGYLNDNIKWLTYAMLGSCTEFLIQIANKQTKYDIDYLVGFLVNIYIDGLQNTIDKNYYSNADNNSDLIIEEATLML, from the coding sequence ATGTCTGCAAACAAAACAAGTACCACACGTGCTAAACTAATTACGGCGGCTAAAATTGTATTTGCCCGTTTGGGCTACGAAAATACTTTAATGCGCGATATAATTGTTGAGAGCAATTTATCGCCCGGAACATTTTACAACTATTTTACCGATAAACACGCCGTAATGCACATAGTTGTCAATAATTTGGCCGAAGAGGTAGCCACTTATTTAAGTAAAGCTATTGCCGGAGATTTGGATGTCAAAACACTATTTACAAAATTTTTAAAATCTTTTTTTGAAGCGTTTACACTTAACGAAGTAAATTTGCAATTTTTGGCTAAAAATCAGGCGTATTTTCGAGCTGTTTACTTTGAAAACCACCATATCATAACTGCTTTAAAAGCAAGTAAGGCATATTTGAATAATTTTTACGGCTCGGGCTATTTAAATGATAATATTAAATGGCTTACTTATGCTATGTTGGGGTCGTGTACCGAATTTTTAATTCAAATTGCAAACAAGCAAACCAAGTACGATATAGACTATTTGGTCGGTTTTTTAGTAAATATATATATTGACGGCCTGCAAAATACCATTGATAAAAATTATTATAGTAATGCCGATAATAATTCAGACCTAATAATTGAAGAAGCAACTCTAATGTTATAG
- a CDS encoding T9SS type A sorting domain-containing protein, producing MKLSVIALFLTILGTLFYAPYDLQAQPKLTAAGLPPEGNFYNLYTAEPAGINQGSQGALVTWDFDDLKKINEQTVAFVKASSTSYDSIFAALPDVYAAVYSKGYETPSGNISYHFYNPTTAALNLLAVANDQKVFLNYSDAIKLANFPMKYNDSYNDNFKANFMVGLQKVVRTGSISVTADAYGDVVLPKINNAEVVYKNVLRLHVQMNYTDDIENFGTISYAVDSYFWYDPKLNYPILSIETEAVDGNQPKTKVHYIPQMLTNTTNDLVRQFNFNANYNASSGRANIQFELPQPEFLSVYVLNLNGQIVSTPANNELFGEGLNQINTYEFSHLPAGVYLVSLYYQGKTATARMLIY from the coding sequence ATGAAATTAAGTGTAATTGCCCTTTTTTTAACCATTTTAGGTACTTTATTTTATGCGCCTTATGACTTGCAAGCGCAACCTAAATTAACCGCCGCCGGCTTACCCCCTGAAGGTAATTTTTACAATTTATATACAGCCGAACCAGCAGGTATTAACCAAGGCTCGCAAGGCGCGTTGGTAACTTGGGATTTTGACGACCTTAAAAAAATTAACGAACAAACCGTTGCCTTTGTTAAAGCTTCGTCAACCAGTTACGATTCGATATTTGCAGCGCTACCCGATGTATATGCAGCAGTTTATTCGAAAGGTTACGAAACCCCATCGGGCAATATAAGTTACCATTTTTACAACCCTACTACAGCAGCCTTAAATTTGTTGGCCGTGGCCAACGACCAAAAAGTATTCTTAAATTATTCGGATGCTATTAAATTGGCTAATTTTCCGATGAAATATAACGACAGTTATAACGATAATTTTAAAGCCAATTTTATGGTTGGTTTGCAAAAAGTTGTGCGCACAGGCTCAATAAGTGTTACCGCCGATGCTTATGGCGATGTGGTTTTGCCTAAAATAAACAACGCCGAAGTAGTGTATAAAAATGTGCTTAGATTGCATGTTCAAATGAACTATACAGACGATATTGAGAACTTTGGCACTATAAGTTACGCCGTTGACAGCTATTTTTGGTACGACCCTAAATTAAATTACCCAATTTTAAGTATTGAAACCGAAGCCGTTGATGGCAACCAACCCAAAACTAAAGTGCATTATATACCCCAAATGCTTACAAATACTACAAACGATTTAGTACGGCAATTTAATTTTAATGCAAACTACAACGCCAGTTCGGGTAGGGCAAACATACAGTTCGAGTTGCCGCAGCCCGAGTTTCTAAGCGTTTATGTGCTAAACCTAAATGGGCAAATAGTAAGTACACCGGCCAATAACGAGTTGTTTGGCGAAGGGTTAAATCAAATAAATACCTACGAATTTAGTCATTTACCTGCCGGCGTATATTTAGTTAGTTTATATTACCAAGGTAAAACGGCAACTGCCCGAATGTTAATATATTAA
- a CDS encoding aminopeptidase P family protein, with product MIDRLLWAQQQALLLFEEAEKRQLVAPGKTESVLNNEIYELAFEMFGIRKYWHKRIVRAGANTLLPYRENPPDLTLQDDDILFFDFGPVFEEWEADLGRTYVIGNNPRKLKLQSDIATAWQKGSNFYQAHSNITGAQLYQYICQLANDDGWQFGAAMAGHLIGHFPHENLENEKPDNYIHPHNHKPMRANYASGKPRYWILEIHFIDPELKIGGFYEQVLH from the coding sequence ATGATTGACCGTTTACTTTGGGCGCAGCAACAAGCTTTGCTTTTATTTGAAGAAGCAGAAAAACGCCAACTTGTTGCTCCGGGAAAAACTGAAAGCGTTCTTAACAACGAAATATACGAATTAGCCTTTGAGATGTTTGGCATAAGAAAATACTGGCATAAACGCATTGTGCGCGCTGGGGCAAACACCCTGCTTCCGTACCGCGAAAATCCACCCGATTTAACTTTGCAAGACGACGACATTTTGTTTTTTGATTTTGGACCCGTATTTGAAGAGTGGGAAGCCGACTTAGGCCGCACGTATGTAATTGGCAATAATCCACGCAAATTAAAACTGCAAAGCGACATTGCCACTGCTTGGCAAAAAGGTTCAAATTTTTATCAAGCCCATTCAAATATTACAGGCGCACAACTTTATCAGTACATTTGCCAGCTCGCTAACGATGATGGCTGGCAATTTGGCGCAGCTATGGCAGGGCATTTAATAGGCCATTTTCCGCACGAAAACTTAGAAAACGAAAAACCCGATAATTACATTCACCCGCACAACCACAAACCTATGCGTGCAAACTACGCAAGTGGTAAGCCCCGTTATTGGATTTTAGAAATTCATTTTATAGATCCGGAGTTAAAAATTGGTGGATTTTACGAACAGGTTTTGCATTAA
- a CDS encoding outer membrane protein assembly factor BamA, with the protein MMQFVFSRFYWICLLLMICSALGNGYLHPLYAQAVAGEAGSPREYQIGAIDIVGVQYADETTLIHISGLKVGKKIRIPGDELGNAIENIWKQGLFSDVQIYATNIVGDAVNLEIKLTERPRLSKYTFEGLRKAEEEDLTDKISLIRGRIVNDDLLAQTRTIISRHFRDKGFLNTTVKFKQESDPQFTNSVILTIDVQRNQRVRIANIQFAGNDNATSRKLKKQMSDTKEQTRINPRGPRNLVRDAIHANIPKTLGNLSWVQTLQYIDENFFRFKLFSSSKFIPEKYEADKDKVIAYYNSLGYRDARIAYDTVLFETAKHVNVNITVNEGPRYYFRDIEWKGNTKYPDEALGKLLGIEKGDVYNKELLDRRLHIDPNGNDISSLYMDDGYLFFNVRAEEKSVENDSIDLVINIYEGAQATINKIIIKGNDKTNEHVIRRELRSIPGSKFSRSDIIRSQREIANLGHFDPEKIQINPKPNPSDGTVDIEYIVEERSGDQIELQAGWGGNTIIGTVGLKLNNFSARNIFKPSAWRPLPSGDGQQLAFRVQSTGKAYQALTVSFAEPWLGGKRPNLFAVSLFGTRSFLNSLTTDINSKDAQTLFILGADVSLSRRLRWPDDNFVLKNGAVYQRYILQNWQRDFILVNGAANNLNFSTTIGRYSVDQPIFPRTGSNIELTVSVTPPYSLLNNKNYAQLSIEEKYKWVEYHKWKFKAEWFIPVGNKLVLKTTAKMGAMGYFNRDIGYSPFERFEIGGDGMTNYSIYGKDVISLRGYETLTSNSVKRSDGGNVFVGDPFFAKYNLELRFPISLNPSTTIYALSFLEAGNSWSNFTEYNPFNLYRSGGLGVRFFLPMFGLLGFDYGVGFDKIETQKSTSFGKYLSNHGKFSFMLGVEVE; encoded by the coding sequence ATGATGCAATTTGTTTTTTCGCGGTTTTATTGGATTTGCCTTTTGTTAATGATTTGTAGTGCGCTGGGCAATGGCTACCTGCACCCCTTGTACGCGCAGGCAGTAGCGGGCGAAGCCGGCAGTCCGCGAGAGTACCAAATTGGGGCTATTGATATTGTTGGGGTACAGTATGCCGATGAAACTACGCTTATTCATATATCGGGGTTAAAAGTGGGCAAAAAAATAAGGATTCCGGGCGATGAGTTGGGCAATGCCATTGAAAATATTTGGAAACAAGGTTTGTTTAGCGATGTTCAAATTTATGCTACAAATATAGTAGGTGATGCTGTAAACCTCGAAATTAAACTAACCGAACGCCCGCGCTTGTCAAAATACACATTTGAAGGACTGCGCAAAGCCGAAGAAGAAGACCTTACCGACAAAATATCGTTAATTCGCGGGCGTATTGTAAACGACGACTTGCTCGCGCAAACCCGCACTATTATAAGCCGCCATTTTAGAGATAAGGGGTTTTTAAACACTACCGTAAAATTTAAACAAGAGTCTGACCCTCAGTTTACCAATAGCGTAATCTTAACCATAGACGTACAGCGCAATCAACGGGTGCGCATAGCCAATATACAATTTGCCGGAAACGACAACGCAACATCCCGCAAACTAAAAAAACAAATGTCAGACACCAAAGAGCAAACCCGCATTAACCCGCGTGGGCCACGCAATTTGGTGCGCGATGCCATACATGCCAATATTCCTAAGACATTGGGCAATTTGTCGTGGGTACAAACGCTGCAATATATTGACGAGAATTTTTTTAGGTTTAAACTGTTCTCCTCTTCAAAATTTATTCCCGAAAAATACGAGGCCGACAAAGATAAAGTTATAGCTTATTATAATTCGTTGGGTTACCGCGATGCCCGTATTGCCTACGATACTGTACTCTTTGAAACCGCAAAGCACGTAAACGTAAACATTACCGTAAACGAAGGCCCGCGCTATTATTTCAGAGATATTGAATGGAAAGGGAACACCAAATACCCCGACGAGGCCTTAGGCAAACTGCTGGGCATTGAAAAAGGCGATGTTTACAACAAAGAGCTTTTAGACCGGCGTTTACATATTGACCCCAACGGCAACGATATTAGCTCGTTGTATATGGACGATGGCTACTTGTTTTTTAACGTTCGGGCTGAAGAAAAATCGGTTGAAAACGATAGTATTGACCTAGTTATTAATATTTACGAGGGTGCACAAGCTACTATTAACAAAATTATTATTAAAGGAAACGACAAAACAAACGAGCACGTTATCCGGAGGGAGTTGCGCTCAATACCCGGCTCCAAATTTAGTCGCTCGGACATTATACGCTCGCAGCGCGAAATTGCCAACCTCGGCCATTTTGACCCCGAAAAGATACAAATTAACCCCAAACCTAACCCCTCTGATGGTACGGTAGATATTGAATACATTGTAGAAGAGCGCAGCGGCGACCAAATTGAACTGCAAGCCGGATGGGGCGGTAACACTATTATTGGTACAGTGGGTTTAAAACTCAACAATTTTTCGGCGCGCAATATTTTTAAACCTTCGGCATGGCGGCCATTGCCAAGCGGCGACGGGCAGCAGTTGGCATTTAGGGTACAATCGACCGGCAAAGCCTACCAAGCATTAACGGTATCGTTTGCCGAACCCTGGTTGGGTGGCAAACGACCAAATTTGTTTGCTGTTTCGTTGTTTGGTACGCGCAGCTTTTTAAATTCATTAACAACCGATATTAACTCGAAAGATGCGCAAACCTTATTTATTTTGGGTGCCGATGTATCGTTAAGCCGCCGCCTGCGCTGGCCCGACGATAATTTTGTGCTTAAAAACGGGGCTGTTTACCAGCGCTATATTTTGCAAAACTGGCAACGCGACTTCATATTAGTTAATGGCGCGGCTAATAACCTTAACTTTAGTACAACCATAGGCCGCTATTCTGTTGACCAGCCTATTTTTCCGCGTACAGGTTCAAATATTGAGCTGACGGTTTCGGTTACACCACCTTACTCGTTGCTGAACAATAAAAATTATGCCCAACTTAGCATAGAAGAAAAATATAAATGGGTTGAATACCATAAATGGAAATTTAAAGCCGAATGGTTTATTCCGGTTGGCAATAAATTAGTGCTTAAAACTACCGCTAAAATGGGTGCCATGGGCTATTTTAACCGAGATATTGGCTACTCGCCCTTCGAGCGCTTTGAAATTGGCGGCGATGGCATGACCAATTACAGTATTTATGGCAAAGACGTAATATCGTTGCGCGGCTACGAAACCCTAACTAGTAACTCGGTAAAGCGAAGCGATGGCGGCAATGTTTTTGTGGGCGACCCATTTTTTGCCAAATATAACTTAGAACTGCGTTTCCCCATTTCGTTAAACCCAAGCACAACTATTTATGCCCTTAGTTTTTTAGAGGCGGGTAATTCGTGGAGCAATTTTACCGAGTATAACCCATTTAATTTATACCGCTCGGGGGGCTTGGGCGTGCGGTTCTTTTTACCCATGTTTGGTTTGTTGGGCTTCGATTATGGCGTTGGTTTCGATAAGATTGAAACACAAAAAAGTACAAGTTTTGGCAAATACTTATCCAACCATGGCAAGTTTAGCTTTATGTTGGGGGTAGAGGTAGAATAG